Proteins co-encoded in one Medicago truncatula cultivar Jemalong A17 chromosome 8, MtrunA17r5.0-ANR, whole genome shotgun sequence genomic window:
- the LOC11411843 gene encoding LOW QUALITY PROTEIN: G-type lectin S-receptor-like serine/threonine-protein kinase At1g67520 (The sequence of the model RefSeq protein was modified relative to this genomic sequence to represent the inferred CDS: deleted 1 base in 1 codon; substituted 1 base at 1 genomic stop codon), whose translation MVHCSEKGKTQLFLLFTYTSLWWWWCTGTSINVRAAENTDSMKPGDKLNAISKLCSKQHSYCMSFDHDPDRENLTYLSIFGEGRDTWLVWIANRNQPADKNSAVLSLDYSGVLKIESKIGEPIILYSSPQPFNNSTIVATLLDTGNFVLKDIQKNIVLWQSFDHPTDSLLPRMKLGVNHKTGQNWSLLSRISDTIHAPGPFRLEWEPNIKELVIKHREKVYWRSGKLKNNTFEYISGKDIKVNVVSNXNEEYFSYTTQNEDSLTVWTLLETGQLIDREASDHIGRADMCYGYNTNDGCQKWGDAEIPTCRNPGDKFDSKIVYPNEKIEYHILNSSYGISDCQDMCWRNCSCFGFGNLYSNGTGCVILVSTEGLNIAGSGDYKYYILVKNNTDHKEIKLILICVGIGTFLLIIGLSILFQALRKRKYLLQERKRIRTQIEIQDLEGSRQYSDGDDLEGDLSNADDLKVFSYSSILVATNGFSSENKLGQGGFGPVFKGILPSGQEVAVKKLSKTSGQGMIEFRNELTLICKLQHTNLVQLIGHCIHERERMLIYEYMPNRSLDFFLFDSTRRKLLDWNKRFSIIEGIAQGLLYLHKYSRLRIIHRDLKASNILLDENMNPKISDFGVARMFTKQETEANTNRIVGTYGYMSPEYAMEGVFSTKSDVYSFGVLLLEIINGKKNNSFYSEDRPLNLVGHAWELWKEGVVLELVDPLLNESFSEDEVLRCVHAGLLCVEENADDRPTMCNVISMLTNKIKVDVFEEDTYGEEVGADSTYENPHSHV comes from the exons ATGGTGCATTGTAGTGAAAAAGGGAAAACTcaactttttcttctcttcacatACACGTccttgtggtggtggtggtgtacTGGTACTTCTATCAATGTCAGAGCAGCTGAAAATACTGATAGTATGAAGCCAGGAGATAAACTGAATGCCATATCCAAGCTATGTTCAAAACAACATAGTTATTGCATGAGTTTTGACCATGATCCGGATCGTGAAAACCTCACTTATCTAAGCATATTTGGCGAAGGGAGAGATACTTGGTTAGTGTGGATTGCTAACAGAAACCAACCTGCTGACAAAAATTCAGCAGTTCTATCACTAGACTACTCTGGTGTGCTCAAAATAGAATCCAAAATTGGTGAACCAATAATCCTGTATTCTTCACCTCAACCTTTTAACAACAGTACTATTGTTGCAACCTTGTTGGATACAGGTAACTTTGTTTTGAAAGATATTCAGAAGAACATTGTGTTGTGGCAAAGTTTTGATCATCCAACCGATAGTTTGCTCCCTAGGATGAAATTAGGTGTAAATCACAAAACTGGTCAAAATTGGTCACTGTTATCAAGAATCAGTGATACAATCCATGCTCCTGGTCCATTCAGGCTTGAA TGGGAACCCAACATAAAAGAATTGGTCATCAAGCATAGAGAAAAAGTTTATTGGAGAAGTGGAAAACTGAAAAACAATACATTTGAGTATATATCTGGAAAAGACATTAAAGTCAACGTTGTGTCGAATTAGAATGAAGAGTATTTCTCATACACAACTCAAAATGAAGACAGTCTTACTGTATGGACTCTATTAGAAACTGGGCAACTGATAGACAGGGAAGCAAGTGATCACATAGGAAGGGCTGATATGTGTTATGGGTATAACACGAATGATGGATGCCAAAAATGGGGTGATGCAGAGATACCTACATGCCGGAATCCTGGTGATAAGTTTGATAGCAAGATAGTTTACCctaatgaaaaaattgaataccATATTCTAAATTCTAGCTATGGCATAAGTGATTGCCAAGATATGTGTTGGCGTAACTGCAGCTGCTTTGGATTCGGAAACTTATATAGTAATGGAACTGGTTGTGTAATCTTGGTATCAACTGAAGGTCTTAACATCGCAGGGAGTGGTGATTACAAGTATTACATTCTTGTTAAGAACAACACCGATCACAAAG aaattaagTTGATATTGATTTGCGTTGGAATTGGGACTTTTCTACTCATTATCGGTCTTTCCATTCTGTTTCAAGCATTAAGGAAACGAAAATATCTGCTTCAAG AGAGGAAAAGAATAAGAACACAAATTGAGATTCAAGATCTAGAAGGTTCTAGGCAATACTCTGATGGCGATGATCTAGAAGGCGATTTAAGCAATGCAGATGACCTAAAAGTGTTTAGCTATTCATCAATACTTGTGGCTACCAATGGCTTTTCATCAGAAAACAAGTTAGGACAGGGTGGCTTTGGACCTGTTTTTAAG GGAATTCTACCTTCGGGGCAAGAAGTAGCTGTGAAGAAACTTTCAAAAACATCTGGACAAGGAATGATTGAGTTTAGAAATGAATTAACACTCATTTGTAAGCTTCAGCATACAAATCTTGTTCAACTAATCGGTCATTGCATTCATGAACGAGAGAGAATGTTGATCTATGAGTATATGCCAAACAGAAGCTTGGACTTCTTTTTATTTG ACTCCACTAGAAGAAAGTTGCTAGATTGGAATAAACGCTTTAGCATAATAGAAGGAATTGCTCAAGGACTACTATACCTTCACAAATACTCAAGACTTCGAATAATCCACAGAGATTTGAAGGCTAGTAATATTCTTCTTGATGAAAATATGAACCCCAAAATTTCTGATTTTGGTGTGGCAAGAATGTTTACAAAACAAGAAACTGAAGCAAATACCAACAGAATTGTTGGGACATA TGGTTACATGTCTCCAGAGTATGCGATGGAAGGAGTATTTTCTACAAAGTCGGATGTGTACAGCTTTGGAGTGCTGCTCCTTGAAATTAtcaatggtaaaaaaaacaatagtttCTACTCTGAAGACAGACCACTTAATCTAGTAGGACAT GCATGGGAGCTATGGAAAGAAGGCGTGGTTCTTGAGTTGGTGGATCCATTACTAAATGAGTCCTTTTCGGAGGATGAGGTGCTGAGATGTGTTCATGCTGGTTTATTATGCGTAGAAGAAAATGCAGATGATCGTCCCACCATGTGCAATGTTATATCAATgttaacaaacaaaattaaagtgGATGTTTTTGAGGAAGATACGTATGGTGAAGAAGTTGGTGCAGATTCCACGTATGAAAACCCTCATTCACATGTATAA